From Catenulispora sp. EB89, a single genomic window includes:
- a CDS encoding ABC transporter permease, producing the protein MSTATTSEASKNAPKKNSKKNPNKTSKFATEPGTQKNSDDGLRTLIKLASHRDRIMLPVWIYALLATVGSTAYSLKKLYPAQSDRDKLASSIGTNPSLRALYGPLYDTHSLGALTAWRTLGFGGLLIGIMVVLLITRHTRAEEESGRLELLGSGAVGRNAPLTAALSIAVGACFGIGLLSAVVMLALGQSVGGALAFGACLFAVGVAFAGTQAVAVQLTETGRAANGIGALILGVAYLLRTVGDAAGNSGGAGWVAWLSPFGWIERVHPWAGNRWWVVGVALAAGVVAAAVGYRVQNARDLGSGLLPQRPGPASAGPGLRGVFGLGRRLQQPTLLGWMAGMFVFGIVMGSIAKGIDQLLNDNQQVEKIIGRYGGAKGLTDSYLATAVSFLGMAAALYAVQAVLRLRGEETSGRAEPVLSGSVGRVAWAGSHLVFPAVGSALVMAAGGLGVGVGAGAVLGDFWGYVGQMVKAGLVTTPALWIIAAAAVALFGLVPKWTSAAYGVFGALVFIAYLGPLIDAGQWFLDLTPYTHIPKVPGGVFHWAPLVWMTAVAAVLTVAGLVGVRRRDVSSA; encoded by the coding sequence GTGAGCACCGCGACGACCTCGGAGGCCTCGAAGAACGCTCCGAAGAAGAACTCGAAGAAAAACCCGAACAAGACCTCGAAGTTCGCCACCGAACCCGGCACCCAGAAGAACTCCGACGACGGTCTCCGCACCCTGATCAAACTCGCGTCCCACCGCGACCGCATCATGCTCCCGGTGTGGATCTACGCGCTCCTGGCGACCGTCGGCAGCACCGCGTACTCGCTCAAGAAGCTCTACCCGGCGCAGTCCGATCGCGACAAACTCGCCAGCAGCATCGGCACCAACCCCTCGCTGCGCGCCCTCTACGGCCCGCTCTACGACACCCACAGCCTCGGCGCCCTGACCGCCTGGCGCACGCTCGGCTTCGGCGGCCTGCTGATCGGCATCATGGTGGTCCTGCTGATCACCCGCCACACCCGGGCCGAGGAGGAGTCCGGGCGGCTGGAGCTGCTGGGATCGGGCGCCGTGGGACGCAACGCGCCGTTGACCGCGGCGCTGTCGATCGCCGTCGGCGCGTGCTTCGGCATCGGGCTGCTCTCGGCCGTGGTGATGCTGGCGCTGGGCCAGAGCGTGGGCGGCGCGCTGGCGTTCGGCGCGTGCCTGTTCGCCGTCGGCGTGGCGTTCGCCGGGACGCAGGCGGTCGCGGTGCAGCTGACCGAGACCGGCCGCGCGGCCAACGGGATCGGCGCGCTGATCCTCGGCGTGGCGTACCTGCTGCGGACGGTCGGGGACGCGGCCGGGAACAGCGGCGGCGCCGGGTGGGTGGCGTGGCTGTCGCCGTTCGGCTGGATCGAGCGCGTGCACCCGTGGGCCGGGAACCGGTGGTGGGTCGTCGGCGTGGCGCTGGCCGCCGGGGTGGTGGCCGCCGCCGTCGGCTACCGCGTGCAGAACGCCCGAGACCTGGGCAGCGGGCTGTTGCCGCAGCGTCCGGGGCCGGCGAGCGCGGGGCCGGGGCTGCGCGGCGTGTTCGGCCTGGGACGGCGGCTGCAGCAGCCGACGCTGCTGGGCTGGATGGCCGGGATGTTCGTGTTCGGGATCGTCATGGGCTCCATCGCCAAGGGCATCGACCAGCTGCTCAACGACAACCAGCAGGTCGAGAAGATCATCGGCCGGTACGGCGGGGCCAAGGGCCTGACCGACTCCTATCTGGCGACCGCGGTGAGCTTCCTCGGGATGGCCGCCGCCCTCTACGCGGTGCAGGCGGTGCTGCGGCTGCGCGGGGAGGAGACCTCCGGACGTGCCGAGCCGGTGCTGTCGGGGTCCGTCGGGCGGGTGGCGTGGGCCGGCAGCCATCTGGTGTTCCCGGCGGTCGGCAGCGCGCTGGTGATGGCCGCCGGCGGGCTCGGGGTGGGGGTCGGCGCCGGGGCGGTGCTGGGCGACTTCTGGGGCTACGTCGGGCAGATGGTGAAGGCCGGGCTGGTCACCACGCCGGCGCTGTGGATCATCGCGGCGGCCGCGGTGGCGCTGTTCGGGCTGGTGCCGAAGTGGACGTCGGCGGCGTACGGGGTGTTCGGCGCGCTGGTGTTCATCGCGTATCTGGGGCCGTTGATCGACGCCGGGCAGTGGTTCCTGGACCTGACGCCGTACACGCACATCCCGAAGGTGCCCGGCGGGGTGTTCCACTGGGCGCCGCTGGTGTGGATGACGGCGGTGGCCGCGGTGCTGACCGTCGCGGGGCTGGTCGGCGTGCGACGCAGGGATGTGTCGTCGGCGTGA
- the thrS gene encoding threonine--tRNA ligase has product MNEVQHEIQHDHRRLGRELELFDTDPLIGAGLPYWLPDGAVVRHTVEEYIRSVERRAGYQHVYSPVLGKRELYEISGHWQHYSDDMFPPMDLGAEQVVLRPSLCPTHALIYRSRAHSYRELPLRMAEIGGMYRSEMSGALGGLTRVRAITLNDAHIFCTLDQVPAEAQAALQLIRDAYAALGIEAARFRLSLPGPGGKYVDKPEMWERATRMLREVLDASGLEYEEAEGEAAFYGPKIDVQIADPAGRESTLSTVQIDFHQPEQFGLEYIGADGARHRPVMVHRSIVGSLERVMAHLIEQHGGAFPAWLAPVQVAVLPVGEDEAGAARAFHELCLDLGLRSEVRDPERGSLGARIREARLVPYQAVIGGREAAAGAVAIRLRDGRKLEPMSVAEAGKRIGERVAARGRGLWDE; this is encoded by the coding sequence ATGAACGAGGTCCAGCACGAGATCCAGCACGACCACCGCAGGCTCGGCCGCGAGCTCGAACTGTTCGACACCGACCCGCTGATCGGGGCCGGGCTGCCGTACTGGCTCCCGGACGGCGCGGTCGTGCGCCACACCGTCGAGGAGTACATCCGCTCCGTCGAGCGCCGCGCCGGATATCAGCACGTGTACTCCCCGGTGCTCGGCAAGCGCGAGCTCTACGAGATCTCCGGCCACTGGCAGCACTACAGCGACGACATGTTCCCGCCGATGGACCTGGGCGCCGAGCAGGTGGTGCTGCGGCCGAGCCTGTGCCCGACCCACGCGCTGATCTACCGCTCCCGCGCGCACAGCTACCGCGAACTGCCGTTGCGGATGGCCGAGATCGGCGGCATGTACCGCTCGGAGATGTCCGGGGCGCTCGGCGGGCTGACCCGGGTGCGGGCCATCACTCTGAACGACGCACACATCTTCTGCACCCTGGACCAGGTCCCGGCCGAGGCACAGGCCGCGTTGCAGCTGATCCGGGACGCCTACGCGGCGCTGGGGATCGAGGCCGCGCGGTTCCGGCTGTCGCTGCCGGGGCCGGGCGGGAAGTACGTCGACAAGCCCGAGATGTGGGAGCGGGCCACCCGCATGCTGCGCGAGGTGCTGGACGCCTCGGGGCTGGAGTACGAGGAGGCCGAGGGCGAGGCGGCGTTCTACGGGCCGAAGATCGACGTGCAGATCGCCGACCCGGCCGGGCGCGAGTCGACCCTGTCGACCGTGCAGATCGACTTCCACCAGCCCGAGCAGTTCGGGCTGGAGTACATCGGCGCCGACGGGGCCCGGCACCGGCCGGTGATGGTGCACCGGAGCATCGTGGGCAGCCTGGAGCGGGTGATGGCGCACCTGATCGAGCAGCACGGCGGGGCGTTCCCGGCGTGGCTGGCCCCGGTGCAGGTGGCGGTGCTGCCGGTCGGGGAGGACGAGGCGGGCGCGGCGCGGGCGTTCCACGAGCTGTGCCTGGACCTCGGGCTGCGCTCGGAGGTGCGCGACCCGGAGCGCGGCAGCCTCGGGGCGCGGATCCGGGAGGCGCGGCTGGTGCCGTACCAGGCGGTGATCGGGGGCCGGGAGGCGGCCGCGGGGGCGGTCGCGATCCGGCTGCGGGACGGCCGGAAGCTGGAGCCGATGTCGGTCGCCGAGGCCGGGAAGCGGATCGGGGAGCGGGTGGCGGCTCGGGGGAGGGGGCTGTGGGACGAGTAG
- a CDS encoding DUF5990 family protein translates to MLLRIEARDLPGTPGVVVAVQARAKPYAMLDPVPADAAEASWDLAVELFTNKRGERTLRGRHVQDGIGGRFVYLSWYRLGEDGGYAMYCRSKLMLFGIPQDVFEAGVASGRLLARFGLTDAKGNPVVARLLPPAVEWTAG, encoded by the coding sequence ATGCTGCTGCGCATCGAAGCACGCGACCTGCCCGGGACGCCGGGCGTCGTGGTCGCGGTCCAGGCCAGGGCCAAGCCGTACGCGATGCTGGACCCGGTGCCGGCCGACGCCGCCGAGGCGTCCTGGGACCTGGCGGTCGAGCTGTTCACGAACAAGCGCGGCGAGCGCACGTTGCGTGGCCGCCACGTGCAGGACGGCATCGGCGGACGCTTCGTGTACCTGTCGTGGTACCGGCTCGGTGAGGACGGCGGGTACGCGATGTACTGCCGGTCGAAGCTGATGCTGTTCGGGATCCCGCAGGACGTGTTCGAGGCCGGCGTCGCCTCCGGCCGGCTGCTGGCCCGGTTCGGGCTGACCGACGCCAAGGGGAACCCGGTCGTGGCCCGGCTGCTGCCACCGGCGGTGGAGTGGACCGCGGGCTGA
- a CDS encoding NADH-quinone oxidoreductase subunit D, whose amino-acid sequence MYDWDEVLRDAERQPGAGPGGEDRIIVNMGPQHPSTHGVLRLILEIEGESVVEARCGIGYLHTGIEKNLEYRNWTQAVTFLTRADYLMPLFNETVYCRAVEALLGVEDEVPPRANVIRVLLMELNRISSHLVALATGGMELGAMTVMTNGFRDREPILDILEAVTGNRMNHAYVRPGGLAQDLPDGVVDDIRTLIAEFPKRLLDYERLLNANPIFMGRTKGVGYLDLAGCMALGATGPVLRATGLPHDLRKSEPYLGYDTYDFEVPTETGCDAYGRYLVRLHEMAESLRIVEQALDRLEPGPVMLADPKIAWPARLALGADGLGNSEQWIQHIMAQSMEALIHHFKLVTEGFAVPAGQVYSCVESPRGELGAHVVSDGGTRPFRVHLRDPSFTHLQAVSAMAEGGMLADVVAVVASVDPVLGGADR is encoded by the coding sequence ATGTACGACTGGGACGAAGTCCTGCGCGACGCCGAGCGCCAGCCCGGGGCCGGCCCCGGCGGCGAGGACCGGATCATCGTCAACATGGGCCCGCAGCACCCCTCGACCCACGGCGTGCTGCGGCTGATCCTGGAGATCGAGGGCGAGAGCGTGGTCGAGGCCCGCTGCGGCATCGGCTACCTGCACACCGGGATCGAGAAGAACCTGGAGTACCGGAACTGGACCCAGGCGGTGACGTTCCTGACCCGCGCCGACTACCTGATGCCGCTGTTCAACGAGACCGTGTACTGCCGCGCGGTCGAGGCGCTGCTCGGGGTCGAGGACGAGGTGCCGCCGCGCGCCAACGTCATCAGGGTCCTGCTGATGGAGCTGAACCGCATCTCCTCGCACCTGGTGGCGCTGGCCACCGGCGGCATGGAGCTCGGCGCGATGACCGTGATGACCAACGGTTTCCGGGACCGCGAGCCGATCCTGGACATCCTGGAGGCGGTCACCGGCAACCGGATGAACCACGCCTACGTCCGGCCCGGCGGTCTGGCGCAGGACCTGCCCGACGGGGTCGTCGACGACATCAGGACGCTGATAGCCGAGTTCCCGAAGCGGCTGCTGGACTACGAGCGCCTGCTGAACGCCAACCCGATCTTCATGGGCCGGACCAAGGGCGTCGGGTACCTCGATCTGGCCGGGTGCATGGCCCTGGGCGCCACCGGCCCGGTCCTACGAGCCACCGGCCTGCCGCACGACCTGCGCAAGTCCGAGCCGTATCTGGGCTATGACACGTACGACTTCGAGGTGCCGACCGAGACCGGTTGCGACGCCTACGGCCGCTACCTGGTCCGCCTGCACGAGATGGCCGAGTCGCTGCGCATCGTCGAGCAGGCCCTGGACCGCCTGGAACCGGGCCCGGTGATGCTCGCCGACCCGAAGATCGCCTGGCCGGCCCGGCTGGCGCTCGGCGCCGACGGCCTGGGCAACTCCGAGCAGTGGATCCAGCACATCATGGCGCAGTCGATGGAGGCGCTGATCCACCACTTCAAGCTGGTCACCGAGGGCTTCGCGGTGCCCGCCGGGCAGGTGTACTCCTGCGTGGAGTCCCCGCGCGGCGAACTCGGCGCGCACGTGGTCAGCGACGGCGGCACCCGGCCGTTCCGCGTACACCTGCGCGACCCGTCCTTCACACACCTGCAGGCGGTGTCGGCGATGGCCGAGGGCGGGATGCTGGCCGACGTCGTGGCGGTGGTGGCGTCGGTGGATCCGGTGCTGGGCGGGGCCGACCGCTGA
- a CDS encoding flavin-containing monooxygenase produces the protein MEHFDVVVVGAGLSGIGAGYRLQTECPERSYVILEARAAIGGTWDLFRYPGVRSDSDMFTLGYPFQPWRGADSLADGAVVLDYVRETARRYRIEEKIRFRTKVVGADWSSEQARWTVAVEQTGDDGSVERRTLTCDFLYSCAGYYNYDSGYTPDFPGVEDYQGTVVHPQLWPEDLDYAGKRVVVIGSGATAVTLVPALAADAGHVTMLQRSPTWISPLPGRDKVADQLRAVLPSKVAHRIIRAKNIGLTVAVNQFCRRRPQAARKLFTKLVSRVVKDDEMVREHFTPSYNPWEQRVCAARDADFFRAIRSGKADVVTDHIEAFVPEGIRLKSGRVLAADVVVTATGLRLLAFGGIAPSVDGVEVPLAEQFVWRGAMVTGIPNFAVCVGYTNASWTLRGDLSSRLVCKILNHMAARGYSSVVPVPDGTLRERPLLDLSSGYIQRSIQEFPRAGHRSPWRVRQNYILDAATTLRNDLDRTLRPTRREKAGVGS, from the coding sequence ATGGAGCATTTCGACGTGGTCGTAGTCGGCGCGGGCCTTTCCGGGATCGGCGCCGGGTACCGGCTGCAGACCGAATGCCCGGAGCGCAGCTACGTGATCCTGGAGGCGCGCGCCGCGATCGGCGGTACCTGGGACCTGTTCCGGTACCCCGGCGTGCGGTCCGACTCGGACATGTTCACGCTGGGATACCCGTTCCAGCCCTGGCGCGGCGCCGATTCGCTGGCCGACGGCGCCGTGGTGCTGGACTACGTCCGGGAAACCGCGCGGCGGTACCGGATCGAGGAGAAGATCCGGTTCCGGACCAAGGTGGTCGGCGCCGACTGGTCGAGCGAGCAGGCGCGCTGGACCGTCGCCGTCGAGCAGACCGGGGACGACGGATCCGTCGAGCGCCGCACGCTGACCTGCGACTTCCTCTACTCCTGCGCCGGCTACTACAACTACGACAGCGGCTACACCCCCGACTTCCCGGGCGTCGAGGACTACCAGGGCACGGTCGTGCATCCGCAGCTCTGGCCGGAGGACCTGGACTACGCCGGCAAGCGGGTCGTGGTCATCGGCAGCGGCGCGACGGCCGTCACCCTGGTCCCCGCCCTGGCCGCGGACGCCGGGCACGTCACCATGCTCCAGCGCTCCCCGACCTGGATCAGCCCGCTGCCGGGCCGGGACAAGGTCGCCGACCAGCTGCGCGCCGTGCTGCCGTCGAAGGTCGCGCACCGGATCATCCGCGCCAAGAACATCGGGCTCACCGTCGCCGTCAACCAGTTCTGCCGCCGGCGTCCCCAGGCCGCGCGCAAGCTGTTCACCAAGCTGGTCTCCCGGGTCGTGAAGGACGACGAGATGGTGCGCGAGCACTTCACGCCGAGCTACAACCCGTGGGAGCAGCGCGTGTGCGCGGCGCGCGACGCGGACTTCTTCCGCGCGATCCGCTCCGGCAAAGCCGACGTGGTGACCGACCACATCGAGGCGTTCGTGCCCGAGGGCATCCGGCTGAAGTCGGGCCGGGTGCTGGCGGCGGACGTCGTCGTCACCGCCACCGGCCTGCGGCTGCTGGCCTTCGGCGGGATCGCGCCGAGCGTGGACGGCGTCGAGGTGCCGCTGGCCGAGCAGTTCGTGTGGCGCGGGGCGATGGTCACCGGGATCCCGAACTTCGCGGTCTGCGTCGGCTACACCAACGCCTCCTGGACGCTGCGCGGAGACCTGAGCTCGCGGCTGGTGTGCAAGATACTGAACCACATGGCGGCGCGCGGGTACTCCTCGGTGGTCCCGGTGCCCGACGGCACGCTGCGCGAGCGGCCGCTGCTGGATCTGAGCTCGGGCTACATCCAGCGCTCGATCCAGGAGTTCCCGCGAGCCGGGCACCGCAGCCCGTGGCGGGTGCGGCAGAACTACATCCTGGACGCGGCGACCACACTGCGGAACGACCTGGACCGGACGCTGCGGCCGACGCGGCGGGAGAAGGCGGGAGTGGGTTCCTGA
- a CDS encoding SDR family NAD(P)-dependent oxidoreductase → MTPKLTPFRFNGAVAVVTGAAGGMGEQLAYGLALRGSHLVLVDRDADRLDGVAATLARRRPETRVRTFVADLSDAGSVAKLAAAVLDAEPVLNLLINNAGVALAGTFAETTAEEFDWVMAVNFAAPVALTRALLPRLRESAGSHIVNTSSLFGLIAPPGQTAYSASKFALRGFTEALRHELAGEVGVTSVHPGGIKTRIALDARVASGADKEQSEKAMRAFNKVLTYPADRAAARIIEGVRHRRGRVLIALSARVPDVLARLFPATYWEFFVRLNPRAGRRR, encoded by the coding sequence GTGACGCCCAAACTCACGCCGTTCCGCTTCAACGGCGCGGTCGCGGTGGTCACCGGCGCGGCCGGCGGGATGGGGGAGCAGCTCGCCTACGGCCTGGCGCTGCGCGGCTCGCACCTGGTGCTGGTCGACCGGGACGCCGACCGGCTGGACGGCGTCGCCGCCACCCTGGCTCGGCGGCGTCCGGAGACGAGGGTGCGGACCTTCGTCGCGGACCTGTCTGACGCCGGCTCGGTCGCCAAGCTCGCCGCCGCTGTCCTGGACGCCGAACCGGTCCTCAACCTGCTGATCAACAACGCCGGCGTGGCGCTCGCCGGGACGTTCGCCGAGACCACGGCCGAGGAGTTCGACTGGGTGATGGCGGTCAACTTCGCCGCGCCGGTGGCTCTGACCCGGGCATTGCTGCCGCGGCTGCGGGAGTCGGCCGGCAGCCACATCGTCAACACCTCCAGCCTGTTCGGGCTGATCGCGCCGCCCGGTCAGACCGCCTACTCGGCGAGCAAGTTCGCGCTGCGCGGCTTCACCGAGGCGCTGCGGCACGAGCTGGCCGGCGAGGTCGGGGTGACCAGCGTGCATCCCGGCGGCATCAAGACCCGCATCGCCCTGGACGCGCGGGTGGCCTCCGGGGCCGACAAGGAGCAGAGCGAGAAGGCCATGCGCGCCTTCAACAAAGTTCTGACGTACCCGGCCGACCGCGCCGCCGCCCGGATCATCGAGGGCGTGCGGCACCGGCGCGGCCGCGTGCTGATCGCGTTGTCGGCGCGGGTGCCGGACGTGCTGGCCCGGTTGTTCCCGGCAACGTACTGGGAGTTCTTCGTGCGGCTGAACCCGCGTGCGGGCCGGCGTCGCTAG
- a CDS encoding TOPRIM nucleotidyl transferase/hydrolase domain-containing protein produces MRAAILVEGVSDQAALCALARRRGRDLDAEGVEVVAMDGATNAARYLHDYGPEGRAVLLAGLFDEAEERFFRLGLERAGLEPGPKTEDLEEFGFFVCRADLEDELIRAVGAAEVLRLVAAEGEERSFRTLQRQPAMRDKSLIHQLRRMMGGRSGGKERWARLLVERVPLEAVPYPLDAVLAWV; encoded by the coding sequence ATGCGCGCGGCCATCCTCGTCGAGGGAGTGAGCGACCAGGCGGCGCTGTGCGCACTGGCCCGCCGCCGGGGCCGCGACCTGGACGCCGAGGGCGTCGAGGTGGTCGCGATGGACGGCGCCACCAACGCCGCCCGCTACCTGCACGATTACGGGCCCGAGGGGCGCGCTGTGTTGCTGGCCGGGCTGTTCGACGAGGCCGAGGAGCGCTTCTTCCGCCTGGGCCTGGAGCGCGCCGGCCTGGAGCCCGGCCCCAAGACCGAGGACCTGGAGGAGTTCGGCTTCTTCGTCTGCCGCGCGGACCTGGAGGACGAGCTCATCCGCGCGGTCGGCGCGGCCGAGGTGCTGCGCCTGGTGGCCGCCGAGGGGGAGGAGCGCTCGTTCCGGACGCTGCAGCGGCAGCCGGCGATGCGCGACAAGAGCCTGATCCACCAGCTGCGGCGGATGATGGGCGGCCGCAGCGGGGGCAAGGAGCGGTGGGCGCGGTTGTTGGTGGAGCGGGTGCCTTTGGAAGCGGTGCCTTATCCGCTTGATGCGGTGCTTGCTTGGGTGTGA
- a CDS encoding chitinase, which yields MATASLKRQIALPTAALAIAAGTTMALAATGHAAPGTAPLSSTWYASAPYLMPEDNSPPDISAVMDATGQKAFQLAFILAPNGGGCSATWGGTSPIGSDTTIPAVINTIRAKGGDVSVSVGGYGGTKLGQTCGSVAATAAAYQQVITTYGLHAIDFDLEEPEYENTSAIANELGAAKTLQQNNPGLYVSVTMPGTSAGTGWFGTQLLDQSHSIGFTPNNFSIMPFDGGFSGAASQISALEAFHGLLQTHMGWDSTTAYQHEGVSMMNGRTDSAEFFYQSDFQTVLNYATSHGLARYTYWSVNRDRQCNPPDNNGTLSGSCSSVPQNDWDFTKYTAQFAGVATPPPPPPTSSTPSTTPPTSSSSSSGGGGTCTAAAWNSQSVYTNGAVVSYNGHQWTAKWWTENDIPGGAAGVWTDDGPC from the coding sequence ATGGCAACCGCGAGCTTGAAGCGGCAAATAGCCTTGCCCACAGCGGCACTGGCCATCGCCGCCGGCACCACCATGGCACTCGCCGCCACCGGCCACGCCGCGCCCGGCACGGCCCCGCTCAGCAGCACCTGGTACGCCTCGGCGCCCTATCTGATGCCCGAGGACAACTCGCCGCCGGACATCTCGGCGGTCATGGACGCGACCGGCCAGAAGGCCTTCCAGCTGGCGTTCATCCTGGCGCCCAACGGCGGCGGCTGCTCCGCGACCTGGGGCGGCACCAGCCCGATCGGCTCGGACACCACCATCCCGGCGGTCATCAACACCATCCGCGCCAAGGGCGGCGACGTCTCGGTCTCGGTCGGCGGCTACGGCGGCACGAAGCTGGGCCAGACCTGCGGCAGCGTCGCGGCCACGGCGGCGGCGTACCAGCAGGTCATCACCACCTACGGGCTGCACGCCATCGACTTCGACCTCGAAGAGCCGGAGTACGAGAACACCTCGGCCATCGCCAACGAGCTCGGCGCGGCGAAGACCCTGCAGCAGAACAACCCGGGCCTCTACGTCTCGGTGACGATGCCGGGCACCAGCGCCGGCACCGGCTGGTTCGGCACGCAGCTGCTGGACCAGTCGCACTCGATCGGGTTCACGCCGAACAACTTCTCCATCATGCCGTTCGACGGCGGCTTCAGCGGGGCGGCGTCCCAGATCTCCGCACTGGAGGCGTTCCACGGCCTGCTGCAGACGCACATGGGCTGGGACTCCACGACCGCCTACCAGCACGAGGGCGTGTCGATGATGAACGGCCGCACCGACTCCGCGGAGTTCTTCTACCAGTCGGACTTCCAGACGGTGCTGAACTACGCGACCAGCCACGGCCTGGCGCGCTACACCTACTGGTCGGTGAACCGCGACCGGCAGTGCAACCCGCCGGACAACAACGGCACGCTGTCGGGCAGCTGCTCCTCGGTCCCGCAGAACGACTGGGACTTCACGAAGTACACGGCGCAGTTCGCCGGCGTGGCGACCCCGCCCCCGCCGCCCCCGACGTCCAGCACGCCGAGCACCACCCCGCCCACGTCGTCCTCCTCGTCCTCGGGCGGCGGCGGAACGTGCACCGCGGCGGCGTGGAACTCGCAGTCCGTGTACACCAACGGCGCAGTGGTGTCTTACAACGGCCACCAGTGGACGGCGAAGTGGTGGACCGAGAATGACATCCCCGGTGGCGCGGCCGGCGTGTGGACGGACGACGGGCCCTGCTGA
- a CDS encoding chitinase, with product MTTPAPGRRRMAIRTGALLAAAIAATGTALVHSASAAPKAASGASVYSVAPYVDMSNGQEPVLDTAITGHGLKAYTAAFIIGVGCNQEWGDTLPVGNDSYTDPEIARAKSEGASVIISSGGAAGEALAWTCTDQSTIQAGYQAIISDYGVNRLDFDVEGAAVADQAAATRNFTAMKALEAANPGLQFSMTIPVLPSGLTQDGVNLLQSAKNVGVKIDVVNIMTMDYYQGQQDMGAAAIKAAQSTLAQMQSVDPSYTYANLGITPMIGVNDDGSVFTTANAASVEQFAASNGVGRLAYWSVDRDQPCPGGAGGGASSTCSGVGDAKLAFADAFVPYTGSGGGTGGTTGGTTGGTTGGTTGGTTGGTTGGTTGGTTGGGGCTAAPWSASTSYVPNDVVSYNGHSWTATYWSTGVTPGSAIAWNIWKDDGAC from the coding sequence ATGACGACTCCAGCCCCGGGCCGTCGCCGCATGGCGATCCGGACCGGCGCACTGCTGGCCGCGGCGATAGCCGCGACCGGGACGGCGCTCGTGCACAGCGCCTCGGCCGCGCCGAAGGCGGCTTCCGGCGCCAGTGTTTACTCGGTCGCCCCGTACGTGGACATGTCCAACGGCCAGGAACCGGTTCTGGACACCGCGATCACCGGGCACGGCCTGAAGGCCTACACCGCGGCCTTCATCATCGGCGTCGGCTGCAACCAGGAGTGGGGCGACACGCTCCCGGTCGGCAACGACTCCTATACGGACCCTGAGATAGCCCGGGCCAAGTCCGAGGGCGCCTCGGTGATCATCTCCTCCGGCGGTGCCGCAGGCGAGGCGTTGGCCTGGACCTGCACCGACCAGTCCACGATCCAGGCCGGCTACCAGGCGATCATCAGCGACTACGGCGTGAACCGGCTCGACTTCGACGTCGAGGGCGCCGCGGTCGCCGACCAGGCGGCGGCCACGCGGAACTTCACCGCGATGAAGGCGCTGGAGGCCGCCAACCCGGGCCTGCAGTTCTCGATGACGATCCCGGTGCTGCCCTCGGGCCTGACCCAGGACGGCGTCAACCTCTTGCAGAGCGCCAAGAACGTCGGCGTGAAGATCGACGTGGTCAACATCATGACCATGGACTACTACCAGGGCCAGCAGGACATGGGCGCGGCGGCGATCAAGGCCGCGCAGAGCACCCTGGCGCAGATGCAGTCCGTCGACCCGAGCTACACCTACGCCAACCTCGGCATCACCCCGATGATCGGCGTGAACGACGACGGCTCGGTGTTCACCACCGCCAACGCCGCCAGCGTCGAGCAGTTCGCCGCCTCCAACGGCGTCGGCCGGCTCGCGTACTGGTCGGTGGACCGCGACCAGCCGTGCCCCGGCGGCGCGGGCGGCGGCGCTTCGTCGACCTGCTCAGGGGTCGGCGACGCGAAGCTGGCGTTCGCGGACGCGTTCGTGCCCTACACGGGCAGCGGCGGCGGGACCGGCGGGACGACTGGCGGCACGACCGGTGGTACGACCGGCGGGACCACTGGTGGGACCACCGGCGGCACGACGGGAGGCACCACCGGCGGGACGACCGGCGGCGGTGGCTGCACGGCGGCGCCGTGGAGCGCGAGCACGTCGTACGTGCCGAACGACGTCGTGTCGTACAACGGGCACAGCTGGACGGCGACGTACTGGTCGACCGGTGTCACGCCGGGCTCTGCCATCGCCTGGAACATCTGGAAGGACGACGGCGCCTGCTGA
- a CDS encoding carboxymuconolactone decarboxylase family protein, with the protein MTTATRIPAADITGLYGALVKIMTRKMLGRVPDSVGVMWHQPKAFKALMGFGRKVDKWRALSEPLATYATMAAVACVGCGFCLDFAYFMAHSRHLDEAKAREVPRWRESDVFSVLECQVMEYAEAMSQTPPTVTDELSDVLLAQLGPAAMVELAARVGAANLTARANIALGIRSQEFSAACGLAPLARPSADIASAS; encoded by the coding sequence ATGACCACCGCGACGCGAATACCCGCAGCCGACATCACCGGTCTGTACGGGGCCCTGGTGAAGATCATGACCCGCAAGATGCTCGGGCGGGTCCCGGACTCGGTCGGGGTGATGTGGCACCAGCCGAAGGCGTTCAAGGCGCTGATGGGGTTCGGACGCAAGGTCGACAAGTGGCGCGCGTTGTCGGAGCCGCTGGCGACGTACGCGACGATGGCCGCCGTGGCGTGCGTCGGGTGCGGCTTCTGCCTGGACTTCGCGTACTTCATGGCACACAGCCGACATCTGGACGAGGCGAAGGCGCGCGAGGTGCCGCGCTGGCGCGAGTCCGACGTCTTCAGCGTGCTGGAGTGCCAGGTCATGGAGTACGCCGAGGCGATGAGCCAGACCCCGCCGACGGTCACCGACGAGCTGTCGGACGTGCTGCTCGCCCAACTGGGGCCGGCGGCGATGGTGGAGCTGGCGGCGCGGGTAGGGGCGGCGAACCTGACGGCGCGGGCGAACATCGCGCTGGGGATACGGTCGCAGGAGTTCTCGGCGGCCTGCGGCCTGGCGCCGCTGGCCAGGCCGTCGGCGGACATAGCCTCGGCTTCGTGA